ATGATCTACAACGGAACCAAGTTTTCGGCTCTGCAGGATAACAATGACTACAAGCATGCGAGAACCAAACTGGCGATTATAGCATTGATCCTAAAAGCTCACCTCAAGGATATAATGGACATGTTCTACAATGGCGACTTTTTCCTATTTTCAACGGAGGAAATTATACAATGGATACTGCTGTTATTTGCCGATACACATATGCGCCGTGATTGCATATATGAAGTAAGAACCATAAGACAAGAGTCAGAAGAATAGATTCATATGTTTAGTTAATAGGTGTATAAACTATAGTTTATTGTTCAATCTAATGTTACACtttaacttgaaaatgtAAATATAACGAATTGAAATACGCATTGGTAGAAAATAAGACTTATAGCCGCTATACTTCACCATTATTGTGGGAAGCGTGCTCAAATAATTCCGTTCCAAATCTTTTAAAAACATCGTTTAGGTCACGTGAAGATTAATAATTGTCTCTGTCTCATACTGCGAGACTCAGCAAGCTATTTAACATGGACACTCACAAACTATTTATGCAATGAACAGTATAGTGGATAACCACCCGCAGTTAATATAAATGTCCTCAGAAAAGCACTACCAGTTTGAAGTGGCTATGGCCTGCTCCGGATGCTCCAACGCAATTGACAGGGTATTGAAAAAGCTTGCACCTGAAGTATCTAAAACTAATATTTCGCTCGATGCACAAACCGTAGATGTTTACACCACCTTGCCTTACGATGTGATTCACGAGAAAATCAAGAAGACAGGAAAGGAGATCAAGAGTGGCAAGGTGTTGTAGTTTATCCATTGCCGCAATATATGGTAATTAGTTATAAGCTGCTTCAGAATGCAAAACAGTTGCCCTGAAGTACTTAAATATTCATCTATCTAAATAAGGCAAAATGTATATCATTATATGTTATTGCCATTAGACGAATCTGCACGCTTTTACAAAATCCGGGTAATACAGTACCGTATATTGAAATGTCATTACAAATACTCATCGCTTCTCATCTCAAAGGTAGCTAATTAGAAGCTAATAGTACTATATGGATCTTGATAGCCTTCTAAGCCTCGAAGAGCAATATTACAAGGAAGGTTACGATGAGGGCCGCAGGGAGAATTTGCAAAATAACCTAGTTGAAGGTAAGCAGTATGGCCTCCAGGTAGGGTTTCAAAGATATTCATCTCTAGGCCATATGAAGGGTATCTGTGACTATCTAAAGTTAGTTCTTCATGATACGCCAGTGGAGGTCACTATAAATGAGCTGATAAATATGATAACCAGAATTCCCTTGGACAATAGCAACAGTAGCGCGACTGAATACGAACAGGCCATTACTCGCGTACGAAACAAGTTCAGACTTCTGTTGCTTACAACCCAGAAACATTTGAAGAAGCGGGGGTTACTCGCAGAGGACCTATCTTTTGACCAATTCACAACTATTAATAAAATTATTGCGGGTGAGCTGAGAGGATTCACCACGAATGATAGTGAGGAGACGAAGGTGACATTCCAGGACCAAACACAGATGTGGTAGTACATCGTGAGCTACATAAAGGTAAGACAGTCTACATGAACCCAATTCGAGTCTTCATCAGGATCTTCTTTATATTTTACTATTACTTTTCCTTCAAAATAATTCTCCTTCCAATACTGCATTTCATAACTGGTAAAGTATTCGGTATCCGTTTTAGTGTCATTTAGCCACTTGAAAGCCCATATTTTCGCCTGGTAACTATCAGACTGATTGCTCATTATGCCCTCTTCCTCAATCAGTTTCTCAATCGCTGGTCTATCTAATTGGTACCCGTTTTGGATCCCTTTTTGTTGAAGAGCGCTGACTAGGGTTGTTATTCTATCGATCCCGTGACTTATGTACTTCAAGTGCCTACCAATTGTTTTGGATTCCTCGTCCAGACCTTTTTGGGCGGCTttctccttctccttcCGTAATTTCTTACGTTGCTTGTTCAATATCGCAAGCGCATTTAGCACATCTTTATCAATTGGCATAAAATAGACTAACCTGCAAACAATATCTTCCAATGTATATGCATAAGATTTTGTACTCGCATGTAGACCTTGTTGGTTTGCTCGTTTCTCCTGTGCTAATTGTGTTTTCTTGTGCACCTCTGGATCTTTATAGTCATCGAGCCACTGATCCTCCTGCTCTTCTTCATCCTTTTCGACTTCCAGATAATTCCCGTTATGGTCGAAAACACCA
This is a stretch of genomic DNA from Eremothecium gossypii ATCC 10895 chromosome VI, complete sequence. It encodes these proteins:
- the ATX1 gene encoding copper metallochaperone ATX1 (Syntenic homolog of Saccharomyces cerevisiae YNL259C (ATX1)) encodes the protein MSSEKHYQFEVAMACSGCSNAIDRVLKKLAPEVSKTNISLDAQTVDVYTTLPYDVIHEKIKKTGKEIKSGKVL
- the LTO1 gene encoding ribosome biosynthesis protein LTO1 (Syntenic homolog of Saccharomyces cerevisiae YNL260C), which encodes MDLDSLLSLEEQYYKEGYDEGRRENLQNNLVEGKQYGLQVGFQRYSSLGHMKGICDYLKLVLHDTPVEVTINELINMITRIPLDNSNSSATEYEQAITRVRNKFRLLLLTTQKHLKKRGLLAEDLSFDQFTTINKIIAGELRGFTTNDSEETKVTFQDQTQMW
- the LIN1 gene encoding U5 snRNP complex subunit LIN1 (Syntenic homolog of Saccharomyces cerevisiae YHR156C (LIN1)), with the protein product MSEDEIHHKAVRGLRELSDQSSAKVNLSEDEGFKRTNSSSTGRTKRRRVSDDVSESDADTNFVPGKQFNLEDDSDDSIHGMRFDVKKFEDDILGDDDAVFVSDSDHYSVEREAFNLEEERRTGVFDHNGNYLEVEKDEEEQEDQWLDDYKDPEVHKKTQLAQEKRANQQGLHASTKSYAYTLEDIVCRLVYFMPIDKDVLNALAILNKQRKKLRKEKEKAAQKGLDEESKTIGRHLKYISHGIDRITTLVSALQQKGIQNGYQLDRPAIEKLIEEEGIMSNQSDSYQAKIWAFKWLNDTKTDTEYFTSYEMQYWKENYFEGKVIVKYKEDPDEDSNWVHVDCLTFM